From a region of the Podospora pseudopauciseta strain CBS 411.78 chromosome 7 map unlocalized CBS411.78m_7, whole genome shotgun sequence genome:
- the ASE1 gene encoding Microtubule bundling protein (EggNog:ENOG503NWI1; COG:D; COG:Z; BUSCO:EOG092628LW) → MDTSYLAQQVNTIIGQLHGLFDEIGVSSHERESREAELFSALSEALNNQVRLVTSEKKGMIEQAQKMMTTIRQMEASLDDSTSRRYEDEDMKITYPLTRCLKVLEKKQNQVSRLHRERFEQVKTLVQALESYSSHLEPSFVKIELPPTAPDQLIPPTFDLSPKYVDKLDAEFTRVYEEYMHRVETVKGLGENIIQLWAELGTPQAQTDNAIVKYYRDAPEQLGLHQEDLARLKAKRDKLLKEKENRERRLRDLKDTVEGLWERLEVDEADRKAFLNSNRGCGIRQINEFEEELARLNELKRQNLHIFVEDARLKLQELWDTLYLSEEEMLEFTPAFSDVYSDALLEAHEREIVRLEVLKEQRAPTLALVDKHKSLIQERDELAASAQDSSRLMMRGQKGERRDPGKLLREEKMRKRIAKDLPKVIAELRKGLEKWEDDYGRPFLVHGERYLDVIELEDPPKPTPGPRSKTPANASAAPTAVTPGTSRSNSTLSRAKSVGSLNKPNPQRNGNKTPTTASTTTTTTKPTLARAATVTANTVISKGSPIRGSTVSHPRPPLSNLRNGNNSPERPRASDSVSSATGSLRLVMRAPPPKMRDLMPAPELKMEAPTTMPSFRSSMKLGSSVSIVRQVQPEDVYDERDRYSSQNSSDSRPSSREYTTTSRQTNHTDDSSRPPTREYNPPSRQNSTREREYDSSSSSTRQSYEPPSRSPLQYSQSAAAQQRQVSDTSTIVSGVSGSENWETYDDTSEPEVDVSEAYYAKVRAAQQAVGFGTIRGVQKLRSGGGIPPPSSQQRAGNVVVDEDGNRILSGGSEWTDEDAF, encoded by the exons ATGGACACCAGCTATCTGGCCCAGCAGGTCAATACAATAATTGGCCAGCTGCATGGCCTGTTTGACGAGATTGGAGTCTCCAGCCATGAGCGCGAGTCGCGAGAGGCAGAG CTCTTCTCTGCGCTTTCCGAGGCACTCAACAATCAAGTGCGACTTGTCACATCTGAAAAGAAGGGGATGATTGAGCAAGCGCAAAAAATGATGACCACCATTCGGCAAATGGAGGCTTCCCTAGACGACAGCACATCGCGCCGCtatgaggacgaggacatgAAAATCACTTATCCACTCACAAGGTGTCTCAAAGTTCTCGAAAAGAAGCAAAATCAAGTCAGTCGGCTGCATAGAGAGCGATTCGAGCAGGTCAAGA CACTTGTTCAAGCGCTCGAGTCTTACTCGTCACATCTTGAACCATCATTTGTCAAGATTGAGCTGCCGCCCACCGCGCCAGATCAATTAATTCCTCCAACGTTTGACTTGTCACCCAAGTATGTGGACAAGTTGGATGCTGAGTTTACTCGTGTGTATGAGGAGTACATGCACCGCGTGGAAACTGTCAAGGGCTTGGGTGAGAATATCATCCAGCTCTGGGCTGAACTGGGAACCCCCCAAGCGCAAACAGATAATGCGATAGTGAAGTATTATCGCGATGCCCCCGAGCAGCTTGGTCTTCACCAGGAGGATCTTGCTCGTCTGAAGGCCAAGAGGGACAAGCTTttgaaagagaaggagaaccGCGAAAGACGTCTTAGAGACCTCAAAGATACTGTTGAGGGTCTTTGGGAGAGgctcgaggttgatgaggcggACCGTAAGGCGTtcctcaacagcaaccgCGGCTGCGGAATCCGGCAGATTAACGAGTTCGAGGAGGAACTTGCGCGCCTCAATGAGCTGAAGAGGCAAAACCTTCACATCTTTGTCGAGGATGCTCGTCTGAAGCTTCAGGAACTTTGGGACACCCTGTATCtttctgaggaggagatgctcGAGTTCACGCCAGCCTTCTCCGATGTCTACAGCGATGCTCTTCTTGAGGCTCACGAACGCGAAATCGTTCGGCTCGAGGTCCTCAAAGAGCAACGAGCTCCTACTCTGGCTCTCGTTGACAAGCACAAGTCCCTCATTCAAGAAAGAGACGAGCTTGCCGCTTCAGCCCAGGATTCTTCCAGACTAATGATGCGCGGACAGAAAGGCGAGAGACGCGACCCAGGCAAGCTACTGCGCGAAGAGAAGATGAGAAAGCGCATCGCCAAGGACCTCCCCAAGGTCATCGCCGAGCTCCGCAAAGGCCTTGAGAAGTGGGAAGACGACTACGGCCGACCATTCCTTGTACACGGAGAGCGCTACCTGGATGTCATCGAACTCGAAGATCCCCCCAAACCGACCCCCGGCCCCAGGTCGAAGACACCAGCCAACGCCTCGGCAGCGCCCACCGCTGTGACCCCGGGCACCTCCAGGTCAAACAGCACCCTCTCCCGCGCCAAAAGCGTAGGCAGCCTGAACAAACCGAACCCGCAGCGGAACGGAAACAAAACCCCCACCACGGcgagcaccaccaccaccaccaccaaaccaactcTGGCCAGGGCGGCAACAGTCACAGCTAATACAGTCATCAGCAAGGGCAGTCCGATCCGCGGAAGCACGGTTAGCCACCCCCGACCGCCGCTCTCAAACCTTAGGAACGGAAACAACTCCCCGGAGCGACCTCGAGCATCGGATTCGGTTAGTAGTGCGACTGGAAGTCTGAGGCTTGTCATGAGAGCGCCACCGCCGAAAATGAGGGATTTGATGCCGGCTCCCGAGCTGAAAATGGAGGCACCGACGACGATGCCATCTTTCAGGAGTTCGATGAAGCTGGGGTCGAGTGTCAGCATTGTGAGGCAAGTCCAGCCCGAGGATGTTTATGACGAGAGGGACAGGTATTCTTCCCAGAACAGCAGCGATAGCAGGCCGAGCAGCAGGGAATACACCACCACTTCGAGACAGACGAATCACACGgacgacagcagcaggccGCCGACGAGGGAGTATAACCCGCCATCGAGGCAGAACTCgacgagggagagagagtatgattcgtcgtcgtcgtcgacgagGCAGAGCTATGAGCCACCGTCGAGGAGTCCGCTGCAGTATTCACAGTCGGCAGCAGCACAGCAGAGGCAGGTGTCGGACACGTCGACTATTGTTAGCGGGGTGTCGGGGTCGGAGAACTGGGAGACGTATGATGATACGAGCGAGCCGGAGGTGGATGTGTCCGAGGCGTATTATGCCAAGGTTAGGGCGGCGCAGCAGGCGGTGGGGTTTGGGACTATTAGGGGGGTGCAGAAGTTGAGGAGTGGTGGGGGGATtccgccgccgtcgtcgcAGCAACGTGCTGGGAATGTTGttgtggatgaggatggaaaTAGGATTTTGAGTGGGGGGAGTGAGTGGACTGATGAGGATGCTTTTTGA